One part of the Geminocystis sp. M7585_C2015_104 genome encodes these proteins:
- a CDS encoding D-alanyl-D-alanine carboxypeptidase family protein: protein MDEIPVAQRETTNYYGQSRPVGRKNLLFGGGTILASLLLWWLVLRGMVPAKTGQTGVESGRTEEGVSKAAPSGEVSDSLLGHLPYEEAPAEELKPITRDGKIRLRKKAADKFLKMQGDAAREGVKLVALSGFRSKKEQEYLFFRVKEQRKQDTVTRAQVSAPPGYSEHHTGYAVDIGDGNAPGTNLSESFEKTEAFRWLRANAARYGFELSFPRHNPQGVSYEPWHWRYVGDSHSLETFYRARQLRGRAP, encoded by the coding sequence ATGGATGAAATACCCGTAGCCCAAAGAGAAACCACGAATTATTACGGCCAGTCTCGCCCCGTAGGCAGAAAAAATCTCCTTTTTGGGGGAGGGACAATCTTAGCCTCATTATTGTTGTGGTGGCTTGTCCTAAGGGGGATGGTGCCAGCAAAAACAGGTCAGACAGGGGTAGAGTCGGGGAGGACAGAAGAGGGGGTGTCAAAGGCGGCTCCTTCGGGGGAAGTGTCAGACAGCTTACTGGGACATTTGCCCTATGAAGAGGCGCCAGCAGAAGAGTTGAAACCCATAACCCGGGATGGAAAAATAAGGCTGAGGAAAAAAGCGGCAGACAAGTTTTTAAAAATGCAAGGGGATGCTGCTAGGGAGGGGGTAAAACTAGTGGCACTTTCCGGCTTTAGGAGTAAAAAAGAACAAGAATATCTGTTCTTCCGGGTAAAAGAACAAAGAAAACAGGATACTGTGACTAGGGCACAAGTGAGTGCACCTCCGGGCTATAGTGAACATCATACTGGTTATGCTGTGGATATAGGGGATGGCAATGCCCCAGGCACTAATCTCAGTGAGAGTTTTGAGAAAACTGAGGCCTTCAGGTGGTTGAGGGCCAACGCTGCCAGGTATGGGTTTGAGTTATCTTTTCCCCGCCATAACCCTCAGGGGGTGAGTTATGAGCCATGGCATTGGCGTTATGTGGGGGACTCTCATAGTTTAGAAACCTTTTATAGGGCTCGTCAACTGAGAGGAAGGGCTCCATGA
- a CDS encoding single-stranded DNA-binding protein — protein sequence MKLNIVHLVGRAGKDPEVRYFESGKMKCTVTLAVRRRKKEDEPDWFDLEFWDKNAKTAADHVRKGSLIGVQGVLRFDRWVDSTTGKTRTRPVIRVDRLELLGPKRENGQEHDGTFDGEDDSLPY from the coding sequence ATGAAACTCAACATAGTACATTTAGTAGGACGAGCGGGAAAAGACCCAGAAGTGCGGTATTTCGAGTCGGGAAAAATGAAGTGCACCGTAACGCTGGCAGTGAGGCGTCGCAAAAAGGAGGACGAACCAGACTGGTTTGACCTGGAATTCTGGGATAAAAACGCTAAGACGGCCGCTGACCATGTGAGAAAGGGTTCTTTGATTGGAGTTCAGGGGGTGCTAAGATTTGACAGGTGGGTGGACAGTACTACTGGCAAAACCCGTACTAGACCAGTCATAAGAGTAGATAGACTTGAACTATTGGGCCCAAAACGGGAAAATGGACAAGAGCATGATGGGACTTTTGATGGGGAAGACGATTCACTGCCCTATTAA
- a CDS encoding glycosyltransferase: MKVALVHEWLTPEATGGSELVVKEILKIIDAQLFALIDFESTNPHSYLYNRHIKTSFLQYFPFSRSGVQKYLPLLPLAIEQLDVTEYDIVLSSSHAVAKGVITRPDQPHICYCHTPMRYAWELTFDYLKNTRAGRGIPGILTRYLLHRLRQWDVISANRVDFFIANSHHTARRIWRCYRRHAKVIYPPVQVSEFPFQPQKSDYYLTVSRLVSYKKVNLIVEAFNRNGLPLVVIGDGAEFKRLRKIAKNNITFLGRVDQTTLKQYMAGAKAFVYAACEDFGIALVEAQACGTPVIAYAAGGALETVVDIRENPSKGTGILFYPQTVEGLLEAIEIFTTWEKQLQPENARLQAEKFSAHIFQREFLNFFDYCCQNFPQERFKF; the protein is encoded by the coding sequence ATGAAAGTAGCCCTAGTGCACGAGTGGCTCACCCCGGAGGCAACGGGTGGCTCTGAATTGGTGGTAAAGGAAATTCTCAAAATTATTGATGCCCAACTGTTTGCTCTCATTGACTTTGAGTCTACTAACCCCCACAGTTATCTGTACAACAGACACATTAAAACCTCCTTTCTTCAATATTTCCCCTTTAGTCGTAGTGGTGTCCAAAAGTATCTGCCACTTTTGCCCCTTGCTATTGAACAGTTAGACGTAACAGAATATGATATAGTCTTGTCTTCCTCCCATGCGGTAGCCAAGGGGGTTATTACCCGTCCAGATCAACCCCATATTTGTTATTGCCACACGCCAATGCGATATGCCTGGGAGTTGACCTTCGACTACCTGAAAAATACAAGGGCGGGAAGAGGAATTCCGGGCATTCTAACCCGTTATCTGTTACATCGTTTGCGTCAGTGGGATGTAATTTCCGCCAATAGGGTGGATTTTTTCATTGCTAATTCCCACCATACTGCCCGTCGCATTTGGCGTTGTTACCGTCGTCATGCCAAAGTCATCTATCCACCCGTACAGGTTTCAGAGTTTCCCTTCCAGCCACAAAAGTCTGACTATTACCTGACAGTTTCCCGTCTAGTCAGCTACAAGAAGGTAAATCTCATAGTAGAAGCCTTTAATCGGAATGGACTACCCCTGGTGGTTATCGGAGATGGGGCCGAGTTTAAAAGACTCAGGAAAATTGCTAAGAATAATATCACCTTCCTTGGCCGGGTAGACCAAACCACCCTGAAACAATACATGGCCGGGGCAAAGGCTTTTGTTTACGCCGCCTGTGAGGATTTTGGTATCGCCCTGGTGGAGGCTCAAGCCTGTGGGACTCCTGTAATTGCCTATGCCGCAGGGGGCGCCTTAGAAACCGTGGTGGATATTCGTGAGAATCCTTCTAAGGGCACTGGTATATTATTTTACCCCCAGACGGTGGAAGGTTTGTTGGAGGCCATTGAGATTTTCACCACATGGGAAAAACAACTCCAACCGGAAAATGCCCGTTTGCAGGCAGAAAAATTCAGTGCCCACATTTTCCAAAGGGAGTTTCTCAATTTTTTTGACTATTGTTGTCAAAACTTTCCCCAGGAGCGTTTTAAATTTTAG
- a CDS encoding sugar transferase produces MTVNSQPLSVKVIQSLARRGCLNPSSGKRVRVSKEFYKRTFDIVFSATVLIVFSPLYLIISLLVAISSPGPIFYTQERVGKNFKHFKCIKFRTMVVDADKVLAKMLAENPEMRKEFEENFKLKNDPRVTPIGRFLRVTSLDEFPQFWNVLKGDMSVVGPRPLVPEELHKYGNKIYKVLTIKPGITGLWQVSGRNDLPYPQRVLIDVYYVNHHNWLLDLWIIIKTIGVILFPHKSGAY; encoded by the coding sequence ATGACTGTTAACAGCCAACCATTGTCTGTCAAGGTGATTCAAAGCCTGGCAAGACGGGGATGCCTAAACCCCTCTAGTGGGAAACGGGTTAGAGTCAGCAAAGAATTCTATAAACGCACCTTCGACATTGTCTTTTCCGCCACTGTGTTGATTGTATTTTCCCCCCTTTATCTTATAATCTCCCTCCTGGTAGCCATCAGTTCCCCGGGGCCAATCTTTTACACCCAAGAGAGGGTGGGGAAGAATTTTAAACACTTCAAGTGTATCAAATTTCGCACCATGGTGGTGGACGCCGACAAAGTTTTGGCAAAAATGCTGGCGGAAAATCCAGAAATGAGAAAGGAGTTTGAGGAGAATTTTAAGCTGAAAAATGACCCCCGTGTTACCCCCATTGGCAGATTTTTAAGGGTTACCAGCTTAGACGAGTTTCCCCAATTCTGGAATGTTTTGAAGGGTGACATGAGTGTTGTAGGGCCTCGTCCTCTTGTGCCCGAAGAGTTACACAAGTATGGTAACAAAATATACAAAGTTTTAACCATTAAACCCGGTATTACTGGACTGTGGCAGGTGTCTGGGCGCAACGACCTTCCTTACCCCCAACGAGTCCTAATTGACGTTTATTATGTCAATCATCATAACTGGTTGTTGGATCTTTGGATTATCATTAAAACCATTGGTGTAATTCTTTTTCCACACAAAAGTGGCGCCTACTAG